A stretch of Glandiceps talaboti chromosome 18, keGlaTala1.1, whole genome shotgun sequence DNA encodes these proteins:
- the LOC144449342 gene encoding serine racemase-like, producing MATTKYCISYQDVQKAVERIKPEAHYTQVMTSKTMDGLAGRQLFFKCELFQKTGAFKFRGAYNAICSLLEKTEDKSKVKVVTQSSGNFGQGMSLAARLKGVPAIVVMPNTSSQLKIDAVKGYGATVVLCGPAEKNRTAMRKQIVIEEGAKFLSSKYTTDVIAGQGTMGLELLEQVPHLDAIVAPVSSGSMVAGICIAAKHIKPEIKIYAAEPLTADDCAKSFAAGKLMPPSQIPRNTIADGLVASVGENAWAIIKDNVEDVITVTEDEIIQATKLMWERVKICIEPSAGTAVAAVLSDKFKALPTDINNVGIILSGGNLDLSKLSSWF from the exons ATGGCCACGACAAAATACTGTATTTCGTACCAAGATGTACAAAAAGCGGTGGAAAGAATCAAACCAGAAGCTCACTATACCCAAGTTATGACAAGTAAAACTATGGATGGCTTAGCAGGGAGACAGCTCTTTTTCAAATGTGAACTCTTTCAGAAAACAGGGGCTTTTAAG TTTCGTGGTGCATACAACGCTATTTGTTCGTTGTTAGAAAAAACAGAAGACAAGTCAAAAGTGAAAGTCGTTACACAAAGCAGTGGAAACTTTGGACAAGGTATGTCGTTAGCTGCCAGACTGAAAGGAGTTCCAGCAATTGTAGTGATGCCGAATACGTCATCTCAATTGAAAATCGATGCGGTCAAAGGTTACGGTGCTACAGTAGTTTTATGTGGACCTGCTGAAAAG AATCGCACAGCCATGAGAAAACAGATTGTCATAGAAGAGGGTGCAAAGTTCCTGTCTTCAAAATACACTACAGACGTTATAGCTGGACAGGGAACAATGGGCTTAGAACTTCTAGAGCAG GTTCCACACCTCGATGCCATTGTCGCACCAGTTTCATCTGGAAGCATGGTTGCAGGAATCTGTATAGCTGCAAAG CATATCAAACCAGAAATTAAGATCTATGCAGCTGAACCACTTACTGCCGATGATTGTGCCAAATCATTTGCTGCTGGTAAACTCATGCCGCCGTCACAAATCCCACGAAATACTATTGCCGATGGTCTTGTAGCCTCGGTTGGCGAAAATGCTTGGGCTATTATAAAAGATAACGTTGAAGATGTTATCACAGTCACAGAAGATGAAATTATT CAAGCAACTAAACTGATGTGGGAGAGAGTCAAGATATGTATTGAACCATCTGCTGGTACTGCAGTGGCAGCCGTCCTATCTGACAAGTTCAAAGCACTTCCAACTGACATCAATAACGTTGGTATTATCTTATCTGGTGGTAATCTAGACCTCTCCAAACTGTCGTCTTGGTTCTAA
- the LOC144449344 gene encoding serine racemase-like, whose amino-acid sequence MATTKYCISYEDVQKAVERIKPEAHYTQVMTSKTMDGFAGRQLFFKCELFQKTGAFKFRGAYNAICSLLENTEDKSKVKVVTQSTGNFGQGLSLAARLKGVQAFVVMQTISPQMKIDAVKGYGATVVLCEPGEKNRIDMRNKVAKEEGATFLSSSQNPDVMAGQGTMGVELLEQVPDLDAIVAPVSGGGMVAGICIAAKHIKPEIKIYAAEPLTADDCAKSFAAGKRIPLPAGPPKTIADGLVASVGETTWPIIKDNVEDVITVTEDEIIKATKLMWERVKICIEPSAGTAVAAVLSDKFKALPADIKKVGVVLSGGNLDIKKIASLF is encoded by the exons ATGGCCACGACAAAATACTGTATTTCGTACGAAGATGTACAAAAAGCGGTGGAAAGAATCAAACCAGAAGCTCACTATACCCAAGTTATGACAAGTAAAACTATGGACGGTTTTGCAGGGAGACAGCTCTTTTTCAAATGTGAACTCTTTCAGAAAACAGGGGCTTTTAAG TTTCGTGGTGCATACAACGCTATTTGTTCGTTGTTGGAAAACACAGAAGACAAGTCAAAAGTGAAAGTCGTTACACAAAGCACTGGCAACTTTGGACAAGGTCTGTCGTTAGCTGCCAGACTGAAAGGAGTTCAAGCATTTGTAGTGATGCAGACGATTTCACCGCAAATGAAAATCGATGCGGTCAAAGGTTACGGTGCTACAGTAGTTTTATGTGAGCCAGGTGAAAAG AATCGAATAGACATGAGAAACAAAGTTGCTAAAGAAGAAGGTGCAACATTCCTATCCTCGTCACAAAATCCAGACGTTATGGCAGGACAAGGAACCATGGGCGTAGAACTTCTGGAACAG GTTCCAGATCTTGATGCTATTGTGGCACCAGTTTCTGGTGGAGGCATGGTTGCTGGAATTTGCATAGCTGCAAAG CATATCAAACCAGAAATTAAGATCTATGCAGCTGAACCACTTACTGCCGATGATTGCGCCAAATCATTTGCTGCTGGGAAACGTATCCCTCTACCAGCTGGCCCACCAAAGACCATTGCTGATGGTCTTGTAGCCTCAGTGGGCGAAACTACATGGCCAATTATAAAAGACAACGTTGAAGATGTTATTACAGTCACGGAAGATGAAATTATT AAAGCAACTAAATTGATGTGGGAGAGAGTCAAGATATGTATTGAACCATCTGCTGGTACTGCAGTGGCAGCCGTCCTCTCTGACAAGTTCAAAGCACTACCAGCAGACATCAAGAAAGTTGGTGTTGTCCTATCTGGTGGTAATCTGGACATTAAAAAAATTGCATCTTTGTTTTAA
- the LOC144449402 gene encoding serine racemase-like, producing the protein MTEEEKYCISYKDVLKAVERIKPAAHYTQVMTSNIMDGLAGRDLYFKCELFQKTGAFKFRGAYNAICSLLENTEDKSKVKVVTQSSGNFGQGLSLAARLKGVPVFIVMQKPSPQMKLNAVNSYGGKIVLCEPGEKKQKEMSSRVAREEDAIYMSSSQHPDVIAGQGTVGVELLQQVPDLDAIVAPISGGGLVAGICIAAKHIKPNIKIYAAEPLNADDCAKSFAAGERIPLPGPPDTVADGLIGSVGEVTWPIIKDNLEDVITVTEEEIIQATKLMWERVRICIEPSAGTAVAAVLSDKFKALPTDIKKVGVVLSGGNLDIVSLL; encoded by the exons ATGACAGAAGAGGAGAAATACTGTATTTCGTACAAAGATGTACTAAAAGCGGTGGAAAGAATCAAACCAGCAGCTCACTACACCCAAGTTATGACAAGTAATATTATGGATGGCTTAGCAGGCAGAGATCTCTACTTCAAATGTGAACTTTTCCAGAAAACGGGGGCTTTTAAG TTTCGTGGTGCATACAACGCTATTTGTTCGTTGTTAGAAAACACAGAAGACAAGTCAAAAGTGAAAGTCGTTACACAAAGCAGTGGAAACTTTGGACAAGGTCTGTCGTTAGCTGCCAGACTGAAAGGAGTTCCAGTATTTATAGTGATGCAGAAACCGTCACCTCAAATGAAACTCAATGCCGTCAATAGTTATGGTGGTAAAATAGTCTTATGTGAACCTGGCGAAAAG AAGCAAAAAGAAATGAGTAGTAGGGTTGCCAGGGAAGAGGATGCAATATATATGTCCTCATCGCAACATCCAGATGTTATCGCAGGGCAGGGAACAGTTGGCGTGGAACTTCTACAGCAG GTTCCAGATCTTGATGCTATTGTAGCACCCATTTCAGGTGGAGGTTTGGTTGCAGGAATATGTATTGCTGCAAAG CATATAAAACCGAATATCAAGATCTATGCAGCTGAACCACTTAATGCAGATGATTGTGCCAAATCATTTGCTGCTGGTGAACGTATCCCACTACCCGGACCACCAGATACAGTCGCAGATGGTCTTATAGGTTCCGTTGGTGAAGTAACGTGGCCTATTATCAAAGACAACCTTGAAGATGTCATAACAGTCACAGAAGAGGAAATCATT CAAGCAACTAAACTGATGTGGGAGAGAGTCAGGATATGTATTGAACCATCTGCTGGTACTGCAGTGGCAGCCGTCCTATCTGACAAGTTCAAAGCACTGCCAACAGACATCAAGAAAGTTGGTGTTGTCCTATCTGGTGGTAATCTGGACATTGTGTCTTTGCTTTAG